A single genomic interval of Selenobaculum gibii harbors:
- a CDS encoding polysaccharide deacetylase family protein, with protein sequence MLVSIALCITGCMVNQENQSQKQGTLIESVMEEDALKEHIITEGEGSSYRLLQNGNEEVPLLELAAGQDGRIIYRDQMFADISSTVNFKLQFLSTQGTGRFVVDGVDADGNVIAGIGWVVTGDLPKNTKTMKWVDSRYSINFIGSWIDTYYNVKVMFDKELGHVDYSKIANFRFYVEASDGQHALIARRDLFDDHSKSLHMIPLQNFYQVDKDEWITIQAILQNRSQQVIDSAGVELVMPYGYGLVTIEDTQRINEYLQPGEKRVLTWKVKANRADIVNLNKPWQIFFKINGVVEEESPVEVSINDREDGRVYYVLTEDLEPADSAGYSIAWGNQDGWLNPEELTVQMISKAEKMNQIADRYGAKWTHYIALPILKAAAWAEEKAPKQGWKETIEKVKNSVHEQTKLGHAYALHMHMDYDPYISVNLLSFNKERNGFWGNHLLHGWANLLPEEGEYDIYQSRVGSLYAYQSMLEEMIGNATMGQSLTARAGSFDFGDGAQEEMISTRAYQKAGYLASSDADGNIQGYTSADYGNEIYFASKSDINAPTKDLQDVGLVEFRLTPKEFIAYEKGNELDWNQKVDQGMNYFVGSGKVMPGVHAIVGFTHAFFMMGNGDWRSLEGGHFDLLNNHLSYVEKRYVKPGLLRFATADELVEAYLDYYTPQLLAVYGRILDENLLTTHYEIKLLGKDIPVNQGNPLMVKVKYPLWLREKAYKIIVLKEGKPIKIQDFLPTESNEIEFLVDDKNATYSMRIYHNEWIYRLFQLF encoded by the coding sequence TTGTTAGTCAGTATTGCATTATGCATTACGGGATGTATGGTAAATCAGGAAAATCAGAGTCAAAAGCAAGGTACGTTAATTGAGTCTGTAATGGAAGAAGATGCACTTAAAGAGCATATAATTACTGAAGGAGAAGGAAGTTCATACCGTCTCCTTCAGAATGGTAATGAGGAAGTGCCATTATTAGAGCTTGCTGCTGGTCAGGATGGTAGGATTATTTATAGAGATCAAATGTTTGCAGATATATCGAGTACGGTTAATTTTAAGTTGCAATTTTTATCTACACAGGGAACAGGTCGCTTTGTAGTTGATGGGGTGGACGCTGACGGTAATGTTATAGCTGGTATAGGATGGGTAGTTACAGGAGATTTGCCTAAAAACACGAAAACGATGAAATGGGTAGATTCTAGATATAGTATTAATTTTATTGGCTCTTGGATTGATACCTATTACAATGTAAAAGTTATGTTTGATAAAGAGCTTGGGCATGTAGATTATTCGAAAATTGCAAATTTTCGATTTTATGTAGAGGCTAGTGACGGACAACACGCATTAATTGCAAGAAGAGATTTATTTGATGATCATTCTAAATCTTTGCATATGATACCACTACAAAATTTTTATCAGGTAGACAAAGATGAATGGATTACTATTCAAGCAATTTTACAAAATCGAAGTCAACAAGTCATAGATAGTGCTGGTGTAGAGCTTGTTATGCCATACGGTTATGGACTTGTAACCATAGAGGATACACAAAGGATAAATGAGTACCTTCAACCGGGAGAAAAGCGGGTATTAACTTGGAAGGTAAAAGCGAATCGCGCCGATATTGTAAACTTAAATAAACCGTGGCAGATTTTTTTCAAAATTAATGGAGTCGTTGAAGAGGAAAGTCCTGTAGAGGTATCTATTAACGATAGGGAAGATGGACGAGTATATTATGTATTAACGGAAGATTTAGAACCTGCTGACAGCGCTGGATATTCTATTGCATGGGGAAATCAAGATGGATGGTTAAATCCAGAAGAATTAACAGTTCAAATGATAAGCAAAGCAGAAAAAATGAATCAAATTGCAGATCGATATGGTGCAAAATGGACGCATTATATTGCCCTACCGATTTTGAAAGCAGCTGCATGGGCAGAAGAAAAGGCACCGAAGCAAGGCTGGAAAGAGACTATAGAGAAAGTTAAAAATTCGGTACACGAGCAAACTAAATTAGGACATGCATACGCTTTGCATATGCATATGGATTATGATCCATATATAAGTGTGAATCTATTATCTTTTAATAAAGAGCGTAATGGCTTCTGGGGAAATCATTTGTTGCATGGATGGGCGAATTTATTACCAGAAGAAGGGGAGTATGACATTTATCAAAGTAGAGTAGGTTCTTTATATGCATATCAATCTATGCTGGAAGAAATGATTGGTAATGCCACTATGGGGCAAAGTTTAACGGCTAGAGCAGGTTCATTTGATTTCGGGGATGGTGCACAAGAAGAAATGATAAGTACACGTGCATATCAAAAAGCCGGGTATTTAGCTTCAAGTGATGCGGATGGCAATATTCAGGGGTATACTTCGGCTGACTATGGAAACGAGATTTATTTTGCTTCGAAGTCAGATATCAATGCACCTACGAAAGATTTACAGGATGTCGGTTTAGTGGAATTTCGATTAACACCAAAAGAGTTTATTGCCTATGAAAAAGGCAATGAATTGGATTGGAATCAGAAAGTTGATCAGGGCATGAACTATTTTGTTGGGAGTGGTAAAGTTATGCCAGGCGTTCATGCAATTGTTGGTTTCACGCATGCCTTTTTTATGATGGGAAATGGTGATTGGCGAAGTTTAGAAGGTGGACATTTTGATTTGCTTAATAACCATTTGTCTTATGTGGAAAAGCGTTATGTAAAGCCGGGTTTACTGCGTTTTGCTACTGCTGATGAATTGGTAGAAGCGTATCTTGATTATTATACACCGCAACTTTTGGCTGTTTATGGACGGATCCTTGATGAAAATCTATTAACTACACATTATGAAATTAAATTGTTAGGTAAAGATATTCCGGTCAACCAAGGTAATCCATTGATGGTAAAAGTGAAGTATCCTTTATGGCTGCGTGAAAAAGCGTATAAAATTATTGTACTTAAAGAGGGGAAGCCAATTAAGATTCAAGACTTTTTGCCGACTGAAAGTAATGAAATTGAATTTTTGGTCGATGATAAAAATGCAACATACAGCATGCGAATCTATCATAATGAATGGATATACAGATTATTTCAGTTGTTTTAA
- a CDS encoding response regulator — MTLSKSTVLVVDDQPGIRRLLVEVLTDEGYEVNVAANGYEGLETVKKLKPSLILMDMKMPGMDGIATLQELKEIGMASRVIMMTAYGELDLVTKAKELGAYAYITKPFDIITLCEMVASYLDGHKEELMIG; from the coding sequence ATGACATTATCTAAGAGTACAGTATTAGTGGTAGACGACCAACCGGGAATTCGGAGACTATTAGTAGAAGTGCTGACGGATGAAGGTTATGAAGTAAATGTTGCTGCAAATGGTTATGAAGGCTTAGAGACTGTAAAAAAGTTAAAACCTAGTTTGATTTTAATGGATATGAAAATGCCTGGTATGGATGGGATTGCAACTCTACAAGAGTTGAAAGAGATAGGTATGGCAAGTAGAGTTATCATGATGACTGCTTATGGTGAGCTTGATTTAGTTACAAAAGCCAAAGAACTTGGTGCATATGCGTATATTACAAAACCATTTGATATTATTACATTATGTGAAATGGTTGCCAGTTATCTTGATGGTCATAAAGAAGAATTGATGATAGGGTAA
- a CDS encoding threonine/serine exporter family protein, whose amino-acid sequence MIMMIDEQVLQEPYAEIERKMHLLLQTGQMLMESGADTNRIVRDMKRVAAYMGIPKRKIHLHITCTTIMLNISDGDHSYTQFRKCQHHSVNMTVISALIKLSWHALERNYTLDEYEAELMRIRKLRRNYSPLLSVLGAGLACGSFGKLFGCDWAAFFWTMICASSGFWVRSLCNKWGVNPYAGISIAAFVATFLAYLTQFISGSVTPWYPMIACTLFIIPGIPLINAVDDMLNNYIAAGTTRSINTLLIVASMTFGIILAIRIANVADFTTLNVVPDSIYLSHAIFAAIAAAGFSIIFNVPPRLLIMTVIGGIISVCLRNFFAFELGMSQVAGSFIGAVVVGLITMKSTHWLNTSAYVLSIPSVIPLIPGVLLYRLLFAIINIKELDTVALLVAIQNGVTAVLIIISVAVGITIPNLIAQRYLDKTKDEYIEELIEERRQNIERDLF is encoded by the coding sequence ATGATTATGATGATTGACGAACAGGTATTACAAGAACCCTACGCTGAAATTGAGCGAAAAATGCATCTTTTGTTACAAACGGGGCAGATGCTTATGGAAAGTGGGGCGGACACAAATCGCATTGTGCGGGATATGAAACGCGTAGCTGCCTATATGGGAATTCCAAAGCGGAAAATTCACTTACATATTACGTGTACGACGATTATGCTTAATATAAGTGACGGAGATCATTCTTACACACAGTTTCGTAAATGTCAGCACCATAGTGTGAATATGACAGTTATCTCTGCACTTATAAAACTTTCTTGGCATGCGTTGGAGAGAAACTATACGTTGGATGAATACGAAGCTGAACTTATGAGAATTAGAAAACTTAGACGAAATTATTCGCCACTTTTATCTGTCTTAGGAGCAGGTCTTGCTTGTGGAAGTTTCGGTAAGTTATTTGGCTGTGATTGGGCGGCATTTTTTTGGACAATGATTTGTGCTTCTAGCGGATTTTGGGTGAGAAGCCTTTGTAATAAATGGGGTGTGAATCCCTATGCAGGAATTTCTATTGCTGCATTTGTAGCCACTTTTCTTGCTTATCTTACGCAATTTATTTCAGGATCAGTTACGCCTTGGTATCCAATGATTGCTTGTACGTTATTTATTATCCCAGGGATTCCACTTATCAATGCTGTCGATGATATGCTCAATAATTATATAGCGGCAGGAACAACGCGTAGTATCAATACATTGCTTATTGTCGCAAGTATGACTTTTGGAATTATTCTTGCAATTCGCATTGCAAATGTTGCTGATTTTACAACACTCAACGTTGTACCGGACAGTATTTATCTTTCTCATGCAATTTTTGCTGCGATTGCAGCAGCTGGTTTCTCCATTATTTTCAATGTGCCACCTCGCTTATTAATCATGACAGTGATTGGTGGGATTATTTCCGTATGTCTACGTAATTTTTTTGCTTTTGAACTTGGAATGAGTCAAGTAGCAGGATCATTTATTGGTGCAGTTGTAGTAGGTCTTATTACGATGAAATCTACGCATTGGCTAAATACGTCAGCCTATGTACTTTCGATACCATCCGTTATTCCGCTTATTCCAGGCGTGTTACTTTATCGCTTACTTTTTGCTATTATTAATATAAAAGAATTGGATACGGTGGCACTACTGGTTGCGATTCAAAATGGTGTTACTGCTGTACTTATTATTATTAGTGTTGCTGTTGGCATTACAATTCCAAATCTTATTGCTCAGCGTTATCTTGACAAAACTAAGGATGAATATATAGAAGAATTGATTGAAGAGCGTCGTCAAAATATCGAAAGGGATTTATTTTAG
- a CDS encoding M23 family metallopeptidase: protein MTLKKVNYKKFLCVLLAFSFLAGITWCLLQQAPESKQLHEPLMEVEAVEELAPEEPALPANAEMEQYKNKHDEEKVPVSRANISQFIAPTHGVVTSEFGARGGRNHNGVDIANDLGTPILAAKDGKVSFTGWISGYGNTIIIEHKQGYTTLYGHLQSILVETDSIVKAGETIATMGSTGNSTGPHLHFEVERDGVLMNPAIILNN from the coding sequence ATGACATTAAAAAAAGTTAACTATAAAAAATTTTTATGTGTTTTACTTGCGTTTAGTTTTCTTGCAGGTATTACTTGGTGTTTATTGCAACAAGCGCCAGAGTCAAAACAGTTGCATGAACCGCTTATGGAAGTTGAAGCAGTAGAAGAACTTGCTCCTGAGGAGCCTGCATTGCCTGCGAATGCAGAAATGGAGCAGTATAAGAATAAGCATGATGAAGAGAAAGTTCCAGTATCACGGGCGAATATATCACAGTTTATTGCACCTACACATGGGGTAGTAACGTCAGAGTTTGGAGCACGTGGAGGAAGAAATCATAATGGCGTTGATATAGCAAATGACTTAGGAACACCAATTTTAGCGGCAAAAGATGGAAAAGTAAGTTTTACTGGGTGGATCTCTGGTTATGGTAACACAATTATAATTGAACATAAACAAGGGTATACTACGTTATATGGACATTTACAATCTATTTTGGTCGAAACAGATAGTATTGTAAAAGCGGGGGAAACGATTGCTACGATGGGAAGTACGGGAAATTCTACAGGTCCGCATCTACATTTTGAAGTAGAGCGTGATGGTGTATTGATGAATCCTGCAATAATCTTAAATAATTGA
- a CDS encoding anti-sigma-F factor Fin gives MKICYHCEICGADIDEIELAVVDEKKLGFDCLTGDERKAIISVDTLSDTMDVQSLCDACIKELGLDDVQDQATSFPVNGLNLLH, from the coding sequence ATGAAAATATGTTATCATTGTGAAATTTGTGGCGCGGATATTGATGAAATTGAACTAGCGGTAGTGGATGAAAAAAAGCTTGGCTTTGATTGCTTGACTGGTGATGAACGGAAAGCTATAATTAGTGTTGATACATTATCCGATACGATGGATGTACAGTCGTTATGCGATGCATGTATTAAAGAACTGGGGTTGGATGATGTACAGGATCAGGCTACTTCATTTCCGGTAAACGGACTAAACTTATTACATTGA
- the mfd gene encoding transcription-repair coupling factor: MEKLFELVKRDKSIAKVVNCFAKDHAESLIYGLSGSQKSMVLASCFKENQRTTIILTNTKESIEALQADLSMLLPDTAVLELPALDMVTFSAAAKSMALAAKRMDVLGRLIRKEKIIVLASAAAAVQKGLSKQEFEKSSLSLFIGLLIERERVLKKLVELGYERVEQVDSIGQFSARGGIVDIFPINRQLPIRMEFFGDEIDSLREFDLTTQRSLQNITNADVLPLMQTDNTGKPEMFLAYLEEQVTVIFDEPSRIREQITSLVKENPELKKHMFNWHEIIALAKQHNVMYLSLLLQKTPNAEPSEIISVLAKAATPYHKQMDLLVSELNGWLERKMKPILFMTSAQKVESMRASLNEQKIPSIVFDGKSDFVDSAVYICLGTLNNGFELPQANLVVLTEKDIFGRQKKRALPRAAKGEKITYFRDINIGDYVVHVNHGIGKYIGVETIEVGGMNRDYLHIRYGGDDKLFVPTDQVHLLQKYIGSEGEVPRLHKMGGTEWTKAKAKAKACVVDMAKELIQLYAKRKTETGFAFEADTPWQREFEEAFPYQETPDQLAAIEEIKADMEKPRPMDRLLCGDVGFGKTEVAIRAAFKAVMSGKQVAVLVPTTVLAQQHFKTFQNRFAGFGPVVDVVCRFRTAKEQKETLAKLETGQVDVLIGTHRILNQEVRFKDLGLLIVDEEQRFGVAQKEKLKKWSHGIDVLTLSATPIPRTLHMSLVGARDMSIIETPPEERYPVQTYVVENNDTIIRDAIKRELKRGGQVYFVYNRVETIDKMSNYLANMLPDAKIQVGHGQMAEELLEQVMLDFYEGQDDILVATSIIENGLDVPNANTIIIYDADRFGLSQLYQMRGRVGRSNHMAFAYFVYQADKVLTEVAEKRLQAIKEFAELGAGFKIAMRDLEIRGAGNLLGAQQHGHIASVGFEMYCRLLEEAIQEEKTGEPVKGYEEPMIDLKIEAYLPGDYIADAMHKIEIYQRIAAIRNKQHLEQLLDELIDRFGEPPEEVMNLLTVARIKNIARHLGLKSIIQQPMQIEFIFSDVPNVEMENIIKLKALFAAFIKVVPGPPEIIRMRLTQNYAKNILKYVTKILITLAVTEKKK, from the coding sequence ATGGAAAAGCTGTTTGAGCTAGTTAAGCGAGACAAATCAATTGCTAAAGTGGTAAATTGCTTTGCAAAGGATCATGCAGAAAGTTTAATTTATGGATTGTCAGGCTCGCAGAAAAGTATGGTTTTAGCAAGTTGCTTTAAAGAAAACCAACGCACGACGATTATTTTAACAAATACGAAAGAATCTATAGAAGCTTTGCAGGCTGATTTATCTATGTTGCTTCCTGATACCGCAGTTTTAGAATTGCCAGCACTTGATATGGTTACTTTTTCTGCTGCAGCAAAGAGCATGGCACTGGCAGCAAAACGAATGGATGTTTTAGGGCGACTAATTCGTAAGGAAAAGATTATTGTCTTAGCAAGTGCAGCCGCTGCTGTACAAAAAGGTTTGTCAAAACAAGAATTTGAAAAATCAAGTTTATCGCTTTTTATTGGTTTATTAATAGAGCGAGAGAGGGTATTAAAAAAGCTTGTTGAACTAGGATACGAACGTGTGGAGCAAGTAGATAGTATTGGTCAATTTAGTGCGCGAGGCGGCATTGTTGATATTTTTCCGATTAATCGTCAACTGCCGATTCGTATGGAGTTTTTTGGTGATGAGATAGATTCTTTGCGAGAATTTGATTTAACGACGCAACGTTCCTTGCAAAACATTACGAATGCTGATGTTTTGCCATTGATGCAGACAGATAATACAGGCAAGCCAGAAATGTTTCTGGCATATTTAGAGGAGCAAGTGACGGTTATATTTGATGAACCATCACGTATTCGGGAACAAATTACTTCTTTAGTGAAAGAAAATCCTGAATTAAAGAAGCATATGTTTAACTGGCATGAAATTATTGCTTTAGCGAAGCAACATAATGTCATGTATTTATCTTTATTATTACAGAAAACACCAAATGCAGAGCCAAGCGAAATTATCAGTGTCCTTGCAAAAGCAGCAACACCGTATCATAAGCAGATGGATTTATTGGTAAGTGAGCTTAATGGCTGGCTTGAACGCAAGATGAAACCGATTTTATTTATGACAAGTGCACAGAAAGTAGAATCTATGCGTGCTTCTTTAAATGAGCAGAAGATACCATCTATCGTATTTGATGGGAAATCTGATTTTGTTGATTCGGCTGTGTATATCTGTTTAGGAACGTTAAATAATGGTTTTGAATTGCCACAAGCAAATTTAGTTGTTCTTACGGAAAAAGATATTTTCGGCAGGCAGAAAAAACGTGCGTTGCCACGCGCGGCAAAAGGAGAGAAAATAACCTATTTCCGTGACATTAATATTGGTGATTATGTTGTTCATGTAAATCATGGAATCGGCAAATATATCGGTGTAGAAACAATTGAAGTTGGCGGAATGAATCGCGATTATTTGCATATACGTTATGGCGGCGATGATAAATTATTTGTGCCAACGGATCAAGTACATTTGTTGCAAAAATATATTGGTTCAGAAGGAGAAGTGCCACGTCTGCATAAAATGGGTGGTACGGAGTGGACAAAAGCCAAAGCTAAAGCAAAAGCTTGCGTTGTAGATATGGCAAAGGAATTAATTCAGCTCTATGCAAAACGAAAAACGGAGACTGGTTTTGCCTTTGAAGCTGATACGCCATGGCAAAGAGAGTTTGAAGAGGCTTTTCCCTATCAAGAAACGCCGGATCAATTGGCGGCGATTGAAGAGATTAAAGCTGATATGGAAAAACCTCGACCAATGGATCGATTGCTTTGTGGTGACGTTGGTTTTGGAAAAACGGAAGTGGCAATTCGGGCGGCGTTTAAAGCGGTCATGAGTGGAAAGCAAGTTGCGGTTTTAGTACCAACTACAGTTCTAGCGCAGCAACATTTTAAGACTTTTCAAAATCGCTTTGCTGGTTTTGGTCCTGTAGTTGATGTTGTATGTAGATTTAGAACGGCGAAAGAGCAAAAAGAAACGCTGGCGAAACTGGAGACTGGTCAAGTCGATGTTTTAATCGGTACCCATCGAATTTTAAATCAAGAAGTAAGGTTTAAAGATTTGGGGTTACTCATTGTTGATGAAGAACAGAGATTTGGTGTTGCTCAAAAAGAAAAACTGAAAAAGTGGAGTCATGGAATAGATGTGTTAACGTTGAGTGCGACTCCAATTCCTAGAACACTCCATATGTCACTTGTCGGGGCAAGGGATATGAGTATCATTGAAACGCCGCCGGAAGAACGTTACCCAGTTCAAACGTATGTGGTTGAGAATAATGATACGATTATTCGCGATGCAATCAAGCGAGAACTAAAGCGTGGTGGACAGGTATATTTTGTTTATAACCGTGTGGAAACCATTGATAAGATGAGTAATTATCTTGCGAATATGCTTCCTGATGCAAAAATTCAAGTTGGACACGGACAAATGGCAGAAGAACTATTGGAGCAAGTTATGTTAGATTTTTATGAAGGGCAAGATGATATCTTAGTTGCAACGAGTATTATCGAAAATGGACTTGATGTCCCGAATGCGAATACAATTATTATTTACGATGCGGATCGTTTTGGTCTTTCGCAGCTTTATCAGATGCGCGGGCGTGTTGGCAGATCGAATCATATGGCATTTGCATACTTTGTTTATCAAGCGGATAAAGTATTAACCGAAGTTGCAGAAAAAAGATTACAGGCGATTAAAGAGTTTGCTGAACTTGGGGCAGGGTTTAAAATTGCGATGCGTGATTTGGAAATCCGTGGTGCTGGGAATCTGCTTGGGGCACAACAACATGGGCATATTGCTAGTGTTGGTTTTGAAATGTATTGTCGATTATTAGAAGAGGCAATTCAAGAGGAGAAAACAGGTGAACCGGTGAAAGGCTATGAAGAGCCTATGATTGATTTAAAGATAGAAGCATATTTACCGGGGGATTATATTGCTGATGCGATGCATAAGATAGAAATATATCAGCGTATTGCAGCAATTCGAAATAAACAGCATTTAGAACAGTTGTTAGATGAATTGATTGACCGATTTGGAGAACCGCCAGAAGAGGTAATGAATTTATTGACTGTTGCGCGCATAAAAAATATTGCGCGGCATTTAGGTTTAAAATCTATTATTCAGCAACCGATGCAGATTGAGTTTATTTTTAGCGATGTGCCGAACGTAGAGATGGAAAATATAATAAAATTAAAAGCTTTATTTGCAGCATTTATAAAAGTTGTTCCTGGGCCGCCAGAAATTATTCGTATGCGGCTAACGCAAAATTATGCAAAAAATATTTTGAAATATGTGACGAAAATATTGATTACTTTAGCCGTAACAGAGAAGAAAAAGTAA
- the spoVT gene encoding stage V sporulation protein T has translation MKATGIVRRIDDLGRVVIPKEIRRTLRIREGDPLEIYVDRDGEVILKKYSPVNELGDFAKEYCDSLYESIGHIVLIADRDEIVAVAGTAKKEFLNKGLSTLVEKIMEDRKAVLINNPIEYKGRICPIDIDDDEIENFKLSSEVIAPIIVEGDAIGAVIICTKQPNVKMGDVELKLAETAAGFLGKQMAM, from the coding sequence TTGAAAGCAACAGGCATTGTAAGAAGAATTGATGATTTGGGAAGGGTGGTTATTCCGAAGGAAATTCGCCGTACCCTAAGGATTCGTGAAGGTGATCCATTAGAGATTTATGTGGATCGAGATGGCGAAGTAATTTTAAAGAAATACTCTCCAGTAAATGAACTAGGTGACTTTGCAAAAGAATATTGTGATTCTTTATACGAATCAATTGGACACATCGTTTTAATTGCTGACCGCGATGAAATTGTAGCAGTGGCGGGGACGGCAAAAAAGGAATTTTTAAATAAAGGATTAAGTACGTTGGTCGAAAAAATCATGGAAGACCGTAAAGCCGTACTTATCAATAATCCAATTGAATATAAAGGCAGAATTTGCCCAATTGACATTGATGATGATGAAATAGAAAATTTTAAATTGTCATCCGAAGTAATTGCACCGATCATTGTAGAAGGAGATGCAATTGGCGCGGTAATCATTTGTACAAAGCAGCCAAATGTCAAAATGGGAGATGTTGAATTAAAGTTAGCGGAAACAGCCGCAGGATTTTTGGGAAAACAAATGGCAATGTAA
- a CDS encoding putative polysaccharide biosynthesis protein, translating to MKHRFIQGALILTIAGIVVKIIGSVNRIILSRMLGGEGIGLYQMAYPIYQLALSVSSAGIPVAISILTAEKLALKDYIGANRIFRLSLKLMMVTGLFFSWLLYYGAGWLVDAQIVRDERAYYAIAALAPAIFFVTILSSYRGYFQGMQMMTPTAISQIVEQAIRVVVMIALAIVLLPYGLAYASAGASFGAAPGAAAGVIVLLYYYWRHRIIHKEQLKMQNREIVQESSYSIIKRMVILALPVSLANIMLPLTASIDLFIVPARLENAGYSVEVATELFGYLTGMAVSLVNLPTILTASLAASLVPAISEAVALKDRYGITLRTVTALRMAILLMIPSFAGLYLLAMPISEMLYATPNASSCIAVLSFGVVLLGIGQVTTGILQGLGHTTIPLINMIIAAFVKVILSWTLTANSSWGIEGAAWATNADFGTAALLNLFFIYRYVGKALELKSIFKVMVATVMMSIAVFVSYDALMREFWGNTISTMGAIISGGVIYTIFILLIGGVTKNEIESIPKVGKSVSRVLEKMRLI from the coding sequence GTGAAACATAGATTTATTCAAGGGGCATTAATATTAACGATTGCAGGGATCGTTGTTAAGATTATTGGTTCGGTAAATCGAATCATTCTATCGAGAATGCTCGGTGGTGAAGGTATAGGTTTATATCAGATGGCTTATCCAATTTACCAATTGGCACTAAGTGTATCTTCTGCAGGAATTCCTGTAGCTATTTCGATCTTAACAGCGGAAAAATTAGCATTAAAAGATTACATAGGAGCAAATAGAATATTTCGCTTATCATTAAAATTGATGATGGTAACAGGCTTGTTCTTTAGCTGGTTATTGTATTATGGAGCGGGATGGCTGGTTGATGCACAGATTGTACGTGATGAACGCGCCTATTATGCAATTGCTGCACTTGCACCAGCAATTTTTTTCGTTACGATTTTATCAAGTTATCGTGGCTATTTTCAGGGAATGCAGATGATGACACCAACGGCCATATCGCAAATTGTTGAACAAGCGATTCGCGTCGTTGTGATGATAGCTTTGGCAATTGTACTTTTGCCCTATGGATTAGCGTATGCTTCAGCTGGGGCAAGTTTTGGAGCAGCACCAGGCGCAGCAGCAGGCGTAATCGTACTTCTTTACTATTATTGGCGACACAGAATTATACATAAAGAACAGTTGAAAATGCAAAATCGCGAGATTGTGCAAGAGTCTAGTTATTCTATTATTAAGAGGATGGTCATTCTTGCACTCCCTGTATCATTAGCAAATATTATGTTGCCGCTTACGGCGAGTATTGATTTATTTATCGTTCCAGCAAGATTGGAGAATGCTGGTTATAGTGTTGAAGTTGCAACAGAACTCTTTGGGTATTTAACAGGTATGGCAGTTTCATTAGTCAATCTGCCGACAATTTTAACTGCATCTCTTGCCGCCAGTCTTGTGCCGGCAATTTCAGAAGCTGTGGCGCTTAAAGATCGGTATGGGATTACGCTGCGAACGGTAACAGCGCTTCGGATGGCAATTTTATTGATGATTCCAAGCTTTGCTGGTTTATATTTATTAGCGATGCCAATTTCTGAAATGTTATATGCTACGCCAAATGCTAGCAGTTGTATAGCTGTACTTTCATTCGGCGTTGTTTTATTAGGAATTGGGCAAGTAACAACAGGAATATTACAAGGTTTAGGTCATACGACGATTCCTTTAATTAATATGATTATTGCAGCATTTGTAAAAGTGATTTTAAGCTGGACGCTAACGGCAAATTCATCATGGGGAATTGAAGGTGCTGCTTGGGCGACAAATGCAGATTTTGGTACAGCGGCACTGTTAAATTTATTTTTTATTTATCGTTATGTTGGTAAAGCTCTTGAATTAAAATCTATTTTTAAAGTGATGGTGGCAACGGTGATGATGAGTATAGCAGTATTTGTTTCCTATGATGCATTGATGAGAGAGTTTTGGGGAAATACAATATCGACTATGGGAGCAATCATAAGTGGCGGAGTTATTTATACAATTTTTATTTTGTTAATTGGTGGAGTTACAAAAAATGAGATTGAAAGCATCCCTAAAGTTGGGAAAAGTGTTAGTAGAGTATTAGAAAAAATGCGCTTAATTTGA
- a CDS encoding Gfo/Idh/MocA family protein: protein MTSRFLNKNLAGGALLDIGVYAISLARYFMSIKPKQILSQIRFAESGVDERAEMATIALTLHKRAVIAFEKGYIEIMEYPRADEEKIVYTSSGTIETIVAGKRSDALQYEMEDMEEAIISRKKDMLLTNTLDVMDIMTEIRHRWGMYYDSEKNL from the coding sequence ATGACAAGTCGTTTTTTAAATAAAAATTTAGCAGGTGGGGCATTACTTGATATTGGCGTGTATGCAATTTCATTAGCGAGATATTTTATGTCTATTAAACCTAAGCAAATTCTTTCTCAAATAAGATTTGCTGAAAGTGGAGTGGATGAACGAGCCGAGATGGCAACGATTGCATTAACATTGCATAAAAGAGCGGTGATTGCTTTTGAAAAGGGATATATTGAAATCATGGAATATCCAAGAGCTGATGAAGAGAAAATTGTATATACATCGTCGGGAACCATAGAAACAATAGTTGCTGGAAAGCGCTCAGATGCATTGCAGTATGAAATGGAGGACATGGAAGAAGCAATCATTTCAAGAAAAAAAGATATGCTGCTTACCAATACGCTTGATGTAATGGATATTATGACGGAGATTAGGCACAGATGGGGAATGTATTATGACTCGGAAAAAAATCTTTAG